In the Bartonella apihabitans genome, AGTAACCAAGGCCGGCCCAAGCTTTCAGCACATCTTCAAGATCGGCTTTCGCGAGACTAAAAATATCAGGCCACTTGGTGACAAACTTTTTGAAATAAGGTTTTACAGCCTCGACCGTGGTTTGTTGCAACATCACTTCCGACAGCCAAACCCGATAAGGATCAGGTTTTTCACCGTTCAAAAAATCGGCCGGAGCAATCCGCCATGGTAATGTTCGATGATAGTGATCATACCAGAAAAGTAGCTTGTCGGAAAAATCTGTCATGAATTTCTCCAACCATAATTTATCTGAAAAATCAAAAGAAAAGGTAGCGAGCCAATGCCGAGTTCTCCGTTTTGAGACGTCCAGGTTGAGAAAGATTAAGCGTTTCGGTTCCTGATAAACTGCTAGAACGTCTGAAAATGTTTGTAAAACCACGAAAAACAACGAATGACGCCTATCTGATAAATGCGTTCTCTCCGCAAGGATATCGTTTGAAATAGATAATTCTTGATAAAAAGCGGTTTTTGATATCGGTTCCACGATTAATATACGAATGCCTATAAAATATTTCCGAACCAATGTCAGGCAATCAAAATTGTTTACATCGGAGCCGCTAATGGTTAATTTGGAAGCCGCTTTTTAAAGCTAAGGTCGAGAATGGCGCCGTGTCCGTTTGAGCCCGTTTTCGTAAATTGATTGTCGAGGGCACCGTGAATATTCCCGTTTATATTATCAATCTTGATCGCTCGAAAGAACGCTTCAATAAAGTTGCACAATCTGCCGAAGCGGCGGGGCTCGATTTTCATCGTATACCGGCGGTTGATGGCAGCAAGATCAATTTTCAGAATATGCCGGAAATTGATGTTAAACGGTTCCAACGTTACCACGGGAAGAATATTCTTCCCGGAGAAGCCGGATGCTATTTAAGTCATTTGCAAGCGTTATCTGTTATAGCAAATGGCCGGTCTCCTTATGCTGTCATCGTGGAGGACGATGTCGGATTTCATCAGGACTTTAACAAAATTATCAGAAAGCTCTCTGAAGTCGACGGGTGGGATGTCATAAAATTGGCCAATCATCGTAACCGGATTTTTCATAAAATGATGGATATTACCGACGAAGTGTCTATCGGCCGATATTTACATGGCCCGTTGGGGAGCGCCGCAGCCTATATGGTAACCCGCGAGGGAGCAAAGAAACTTCTTGATAAATTGACTCCGATGCGTCTTCCTTATGATGTTGCGCTTGAACGCGGTTGGAGCGGGTTCGAAGTTTTCTCGACGAACAAGAATATCGTATATTTTTTTGATGTTGATTATTCGACAATCTTGGAGGGAAGAAAAACCTATCGTGATATGCGATTATCGAAATGGAAACAGATTAGCCCCCTGTTTTTCCGGATATCTGATTATATCCGTCGTATCATTTACGGACTTCAGCCTTCCGGTTTGAAACTTCAAGATAGGGTAAAAAAATGAAAGCAATTGTCACAGGTGCAGCCGGTTTTATCGGTTTTGCAACGACAAAAGAACTCTTGAAGCAAGGTTTCGAGGTTATCGGGGTCGATAACCTGAACGATTATTATTCTGTGTCACTCAAAAAAGCACGTCTCGAGGAGATAAACAAAAATTCTTCATTCCGTTTTGTTCTGGCCGACATAGCCAATAAAGAACAAGTCGAACGGGCGATCGGAAATGAAAAAAATGTAGATGTTATTGTTCATTTGGCGGCACAGGCAGGGGTGCGTTACTCCATAGAAAATCCTTCAGCATATGTAAGTGCAAATGTCGAAGGTGAAGTCAGAATTTTCGAACAGGCGTTGAAGTTTGAGTCCTGTCCACCGGTCGTCTATGCAAGCTCGTCATCTGTATATGGCGCTAACAGAAAGATACCCTTTTCCGAAGAAGACAGAGTCGATGATCCGGTTTCGGTTTATGCTGCAACAAAAAGGGCTGGCGAGTTACTTGCCCGCTCCTATGCCCATGTTCACAAGCTCAAAACAACCGGATTAAGATTTTTTACGGTCTATGGCCCATGGGGGAGACCCGATATGGCTCCTTGGCTTTTTACCGACGCTATTCTGGCTGGCCGTCCGATAAAACTGTTTAACTATGGTAAAATGCAGCGTGATTTTACCTTTATTGACGATATTGTACGCGGCGTTATGTCTGTGATACAAAAAATTATAAATGAACCGGAAAAAGTGGCCGATATCTACAATCTTGGCAATAACCAGCCGGTTCAACTATTGGAATTTGTTGCAGCAATCGAAGATGCAACAGGAAAAAAAGCGCTTACCGAACTTTGTCCTATGCCGCCTGCGGATGTTGAAAAAACCTATGCCGATATTTCACGGGCTGAAAGGGATTTAGGTTTTCATCCGACAATGTCGATCAGAGAAGGCATGGCAAGGTTCGTTCAATGGTTTAAATATTATCAGGGCAAATGATGGGGTGGAAACCGAAAAAACGACATTTTTCTTCACTTGCTGAAACAAGTTCAAAATTGCTTGATCCCATTTTGCGTAAAAAAACGGGTCTCAGTCTTGAACTTATGACAAATTGGCCACTTCTTGTCGGCGAGGATATTGCTGATAGCACAATGCCTTTGAAAATCATATGGGCACGGCGTGCGAGCATCGATGATCCATTTAAACCGGCAACGCTTGTTGTCGGCTGCGAAGCTTACGCGGCGATGATTTTAACCCATGAAACGCATGAGGTTCTTCAGCGGATAAATGCATTTTTTGGTTTTGTTGCAATCAATCGTATAAAAATAGAACAACATAGTATTAAAAAAGAGGAAGTTGTCCGCTCGGGGCCTCTTCCGGTCGACGACAATGATCGCAAGCAGATTGACGAACTGACATGCCGGATAGAAAATGATGCCCTGCGCAATTCTTTGAAAGATTTGGGGCTATCTATTTTCGCACAGAAACATTCTGTTTGTGACAAAAAATTTAATAATTAGCTCAAGACAATTATTGGTCTATGACTTATAAAAATAATAAAGCTTGCCTTCAGAATAGCGAGTTTCAAGTTTGAACGAAATAAAAAGAAAAGGTAATATTATGCTTAATACGAAAAACAGTCGACGTCTCCGTTGTTTTGCCGCCGCTTTCG is a window encoding:
- a CDS encoding SDR family NAD(P)-dependent oxidoreductase, which encodes MKAIVTGAAGFIGFATTKELLKQGFEVIGVDNLNDYYSVSLKKARLEEINKNSSFRFVLADIANKEQVERAIGNEKNVDVIVHLAAQAGVRYSIENPSAYVSANVEGEVRIFEQALKFESCPPVVYASSSSVYGANRKIPFSEEDRVDDPVSVYAATKRAGELLARSYAHVHKLKTTGLRFFTVYGPWGRPDMAPWLFTDAILAGRPIKLFNYGKMQRDFTFIDDIVRGVMSVIQKIINEPEKVADIYNLGNNQPVQLLEFVAAIEDATGKKALTELCPMPPADVEKTYADISRAERDLGFHPTMSIREGMARFVQWFKYYQGK
- a CDS encoding DUF721 domain-containing protein, whose translation is MGWKPKKRHFSSLAETSSKLLDPILRKKTGLSLELMTNWPLLVGEDIADSTMPLKIIWARRASIDDPFKPATLVVGCEAYAAMILTHETHEVLQRINAFFGFVAINRIKIEQHSIKKEEVVRSGPLPVDDNDRKQIDELTCRIENDALRNSLKDLGLSIFAQKHSVCDKKFNN
- a CDS encoding glycosyltransferase family 25 protein; its protein translation is MNIPVYIINLDRSKERFNKVAQSAEAAGLDFHRIPAVDGSKINFQNMPEIDVKRFQRYHGKNILPGEAGCYLSHLQALSVIANGRSPYAVIVEDDVGFHQDFNKIIRKLSEVDGWDVIKLANHRNRIFHKMMDITDEVSIGRYLHGPLGSAAAYMVTREGAKKLLDKLTPMRLPYDVALERGWSGFEVFSTNKNIVYFFDVDYSTILEGRKTYRDMRLSKWKQISPLFFRISDYIRRIIYGLQPSGLKLQDRVKK